The Streptomyces sp. NBC_00306 sequence TCTCGACTGTCTCAACCATAGGCCCGGTGAAATTGCACTACGAGTAAAGATGCTCGTTTCGCGCAGCAGGACGGAAAGACCCCGGGACCTTTACTACAGTTTGATATTGGTGTTCGGTTCGGCTTGTGTAGGATAGGTGGGAGACTGTGAAGCGGCCACGCCAGTGGTTGTGGAGTCATCGTTGAAATACCACTCTGGTCGTGCTGGATGTCTAACCTGGGTCCGTGATCCGGATCAGGGACAGTGTCTGATGGGTAGTTTAACTGGGGCGGTTGCCTCCCAAAGGGTAACGGAGGCGCCCAAAGGTTCCCTCAGCCTGGTTGGCAATCAGGTGTTGAGTGTAAGTGCACAAGGGAGCTTGACTGTGAGACCGACGGGTCGAGCAGGGACGAAAGTCGGGACTAGTGATCCGGCGGTGGCTTGTGGAAGCGCCGTCGCTCAACGGATAAAAGGTACCCCGGGGATAACAGGCTGATCTTCCCCAAGAGTCCATATCGACGGGATGGTTTGGCACCTCGATGTCGGCTCGTCGCATCCTGGGGCTGGAGTCGGTCCCAAGGGTTGGGCTGTTCGCCCATTAAAGCGGTACGCGAGCTGGGTTTAGAACGTCGTGAGACAGTTCGGTCCCTATCCGCTGTGCGCGTAGGAATATTGAGAAGGGCTGTCCCTAGTACGAGAGGACCGGGACGGACGAACCTCTGGTGTGCCAGTTGTCCTGCCAAGGGCATGGCTGGTTGGCTACGTTCGGGAGGGATAACCGCTGAAAGCATCTAAGCGGGAAGCCTGCTTCGAGATGAGTATTCCCACCTCCTTGAGAGGGTAAGGCTCCCAGTAGACGACTGGGTTGATAGGCCGGATATGGAAGCCCAGTAATGGGTGGAGTTGACCGGTACTAATAGGCCGAGGGCTTGTCCTCAGTTGCTCGCGTCCACTGTGTTAGTTCTGAAGTAACGAACTGTCGAACCCCCATGTGTGGGTTCCGGGTCGATATCTTCATAGTGTTTCGGTGGTCATTGCGTTAGGGAAACGCCCGGTTACATTCCGAACCCGGAAGCTAAGCCTTTCAGCGCCGATGGTACTGCAGGGGGGACCCTGTGGGAGAGTAGGACGCCGCCGAACAATTTTTAGCCTCAATCCCCGGACCATGTCCGGGGGTTGAGGCATTTTTGCGTTCACGACCGGCCGCCGGCGAAGACGCAGATTCTGTGGCCCCGGTGGTTCGAACCACGCCTCGGTTCGGGGTATGATCTATCCCGTTGCCACAGCGCAGCAGGCCCCAATAGCTCAGTCGGTAGAGCGTCTCCATGGTAAGGAGAAGGTCTACGGTTCGATTCCGTATTGGGGCTCGTACGAAGAAGGCCCCCGCCAAGTGGCGGGGGCCTTCTTGCTGTTCAGGAGTGCTGAGGCTCCGGCACACGCATCGCGAGGATGGCCATGTCGTCCGAGGCCGGCTCCGCGGCGAAGCGTTCCACGGCTCGCAGGACGCGCGCGGCCACCGCGCCCGCGGTCAGTCCGGTGCAGGTGGTCAGCACATCGGTGAGGCCCTCGTCGCCCAGCATGCGTGTCCCCTCGCGGCGTTCGGTGACGCCGTCCGTGACGCAGAGCAGGACGTCACCCGGGTCGAGGGTGACCATCTGCTCGTACAGCTCGAGGTCGTCCATGACACCGAGCAGGGGCTGCGGGTCGGCCGCCGGTTCGACGGTGCCGTCCTGGCGCAGCCGCAGCGGGAGCGGATGGCCGGCGCAGACGACCTTGAGGACGGCGCTGCCGTCCTCCTGCGGCCACAACTCCCCGTAGAGCAGGGTGAGGAAGCGGCTACGGGCGCCCTCGTCGAGGATCGCGGCGTTGAGGCGCTCCAGGACCGCGGGGCCGCCGAAGCCCTCCCTGGCCAAAAGGCGCAGAGCGTGCCGGGCGAGACCGGTGACCGCCGCGGCCTCCGGGCCCGTACCGCAGACGTCGCCGATGGCGAAGCCGTACGCGCCGTCGCGGATCGGGAAGAGGTCGTAGAAGTCGCCGCCGACTTCGTTGCCTTCGCCGGCCGCGCGGTAGATGACCTCGACCTCGACGCCCGGGATGTGCGGCAACTCCGGCGGCAGCAGGCTGCGCTGGAGGGACTGGCTGATGGCCACGCGCTCCGAGTACAGCCGCGCGTTGTCGAGGGCCAGGGCGGCCCGGCGCGAGAGGTCCTCGGCGAGCTCCAGGATCTCCTGGCGGAAGTGGTCGTCGGACGGCTTGCCGAGGGTCAGCATGCCGATGACGCGGTTGCGCGCCACCAGGGGCAGTACAACCGTCTCCCCGCCCACGGCGGCTGCCGTGGCGAGCGTGGTGCCGATGCCGGAGGAGACCGGCGGCGTGGAGCCGATGCCGAGTTCGCGCTTGGAGGTGAGCAGCGCCGCCTGCTGGCCTGCTTCGGCGGGTGCGGTCCACACGCGTGCGCCGGGGGTGGGCACCGGGTCCGGGGGCGCGATCTTGGAGAGGAGGGCCTTGAGGCCGTCGATGCGTTCCTCGTCCTCGTGGAGCACATAGCTGAGGTACGGGTCCGATGCCTGGTCGGCGATCGTGTAGACGGCACACCAGGTGGCCAGCGTCGGGACGGTCATCTGTGCCATGAGCGCCAGTGTCTGGTCGCGGTCGAGGGTGCCGGCGAGCAGGTCGGACGCCTCGACGAGGAAGGAGAGCGAACCGCGGCGCAGTCGTTCGAGCTCGCCGAGACGGGCGGACTCCACGGCGAGCGCGATGCGGTCGGCGGCGAACTGGAGGCGCAGGGCCTCCTCGTTGGAGTACCGGCCCGATGCTTCCGCGGCGACGCCCAGCGATCCGGTGAGGCGGCCCTCGACCTTCAGCGGGACGGTGACGACGGACCGCATGCCCGTCGAGTTGAGGAGCGGGACCGCGCCCGGCACCACGGTGAGGTCCTCGTGCACCGCGGGCATCCGCGCCGAGCCGTAGCGTCCGGTGCCGGCCTCCACGGGCACGCGGGCGAAGCGCTGGCGTGCGGAGGGGAGTCCGGTGCTGGCCCGCACTTCCAGTTCGGTCTCGTCGTCGGTGGCCAGCAGCAGGAAGGCGGCGTCGCCGTCGAGCATGTCCCGGGCGCGCTCCACCGTGCGCTGGAGGAGCCCGTCGAGGTCGTCGGGCGCAGGGGAGCCGATGAAGACCTCGAACGGGTCCGTGGTGTGGCTCTCGGCGCCCGTGTCGGTCACGGGGGCGCGCTGCGGGCTCTGGAGCACGGCGCGTTCGTCGTCCCTGACGAGCAGACAGACGGTGGAGGGTTCGCCATTGGTGTCGCGGACCCGCAGGTGCGAGGCGTAGACGGGGACGACACGGCCGTCGGTGCCGCGGATGCCGTAGCTGCCCTCCCAGCGGGAGAGCTGGAGCGCTTCGGCGATGCCGGTGCCGATGCCGGGGGTGTGCGGCCAGGCGGCGAAGTCCGTGAGCGGCTTGCCGATGACCTGGTCGGCCGCGTAGCCGAAGAGGTGCTCGGCGTCGTCGTTCCAGACGGAGATCGCGCCGCTTCTGTCGATCTGGGTGACGGCCACGCGGACGCGTTCGTCGGCGACGGGGAGGAGCGGGGTCGGCAGGACGGGTCCCGCGGAGCGGGTGCCCACCGGGCGCTGGGGGAGGTCGAGTTGGAACCAGACCTGCTTGAACGTGGGGCTGTACTCGACGCCCCAGCGGGAGGCCAGCGCCGCGCAGAGCAGAAGCCCGCGGCCGTTCTCGCGGTCGGGGCTGCCGAGGGAGAGACCGGTGCCCTGGATCGGGACCTCGCGCTCCGGGTAGCGGTCGGCGACCTCGACCCGTACACCGTCGTCCGAGCGCAGACACAGGACGTCGGCCGCGGTGCCGGCATGGATGACGGCGTTGGTGACGAGCTCGCTGGTGAGGACGACCGCGTCGTCGACGACGTCCGAGAACCCCCACCCGTGGAGTGTGTCGCGCACGAAGGCCCGGGCGGTCGCGACGGACCGCCCGACAGGGTCGAAGGTGGCAGCCGCCCGCGCGGTGATCACAGAACTCCTCGTACGCGTCTCGACGCCCGGCTCTGCCATGATCGGCCTGCCCCTCCCGGTGCCCGGTGGTAGTACTGCGTCCGGGCCGCCCCCGCCGGGCGGACCGGGGCGGTTGGACAGCCGGATGCCAGGTTACTTACCTTCGCTGTCCGAGCGGATGCCGGTTGCCGCTGTTTCCGCCCGACGGGGGCGGGGACGCTATGCGAAGCTGCCGAACTGTTATGGCCTGGTTCGGCGCAGGTGAAACACTGGGCAGGCTTCCAGGTACAGCCCGGACAGTACGGTCAACCCCTGCGGGAGGGACACGGTGGAGTCTGGCGTGGCGGCGCGTGGCAAGAGCACGCGTGCGAAAGGCGGACGGTCCCGTAGCAATGGGACAACCGAGGTGGACACAGCGGCCCTGAACAGGCTGCTGGGAGCTTTGGTGTCGATGCGGGACGGCAATTTCCGTCGGCGCCTGACCGTGTCCGGCGACGGGGTGATGTCCGAGATCGCGGCTGTCTTCAATGAGGTCGCGGACCGGAACGTTCATCTCACGGGCGAGCTCGCCCGGGTGCGCAGGGTGGTCGGACGTGAGGGAAAGCTCACCGAACGGCTGGAGACGGGGGCCTGCGAGGGCTCCTGGGCGGCGGCGATCGACGCCTCGAACGCTCTGGTCGACGATCTCGCGCGACCGGTGTCCGAGGTGGGCCGTGTCCTGTCGGCCGTCGCCGAGGGCGACCTGGAACAGCGGATGGAGCTGCGCTCCCACGCCCCCGAGGGGGAGGGGGCCGTACGGCCGCTGCGCGGCGAGTTCCTGAAGGTCGCGCGGACCGTCAACAGCCTGGTGGACCAGCTGTCGGCGTTCACCGATGAGGTGACCCGGGTCGCCCTGGAGGTCGGCACCGAGGGCAAACTCGGCGGTCAGGCGCAGGTGCGCGGTATGTCCGGTTCGTGGAAGGACCTCACGGATTCGGTCAACACCATGGCGTACCGGCTGACGGCGCAGGTGCGTGACATTGCTCTCGTCACGACCGCCGTGGCCAAGGGTGATCTGTCACAGAAGGTCACCGTCCATGTCGCCGGCGAGATGCTGGAACTGAAGAACACCGTCAACACGATGGTGGACCAGCTCCAGTCCTTCGGCTCCGAGGTCACGCGGGTGGCCCGAGAGGTCGGTACTGAAGGCGAGCTCGGCGGTCAGGCCGAGGTGCCGGGTGTGGCGGGCGTGTGGAAAGACCTCACCGATTCCGTGAACACCATGGCCGGCAACCTGACCTCCCAGGTGCGCGGTATCGCCGAGGTGACCACCGCGGTCGCCAATGGTGATCTGTCGCAGAAGGTGACGGTCAGCGCACGCGGCGAAGTGGCTCAACTCGCCGAGACGATCAACCAGATGACCGAGACGCTGCGGACGTTCGCGGACGAGGTCACGCGGGTGGCGAGCGAGGTCGGCGCGGAGGGCCTGCTCGGCGGCCAGGCACAGGTGCCGGGCGCCGCCGGGACCTGGAAGGACCTCACCGACTCGGTCAACACCGTCTTCCGCAATCTGACCACGCAGGTCCGTGACATCGCCCAGGTGACGACGGCGGTGGCCAATGGTGACCTGTCGCAGAAGGTCACGGTCGATGTGGCCGGCGAGATGCTGGAGCTGAAGAACACCGTCAACACGATGGTGGACCAGCTCCAGTCCTTCGGTGCCGAGGTCACACGGGTGGCGCGCGAGGTCGGCGTCGAGGGCCGCCTGGGCGGTCAGGCCGAGGTGCCGGGCGCGGCGAACACCTGGAAGGACCTCACCGACTCGGTGAACACGGCCTTCCGCAACCTCACCGGCCAGGTCCGTGACATCGCCCAGGTGACGACGGCGGTGGCCAACGGTGACCTGTCGCAGAAGGTCACGGTCGATGTGGCCGGCGAGATGCTGGAGCTGAAGAACACCGTCAACACGATGGTGGCGCAGCTGTCGTCCTTCGCCGACCAGGTGACCCGTATGGCGCGGGACGTGGGTACGGAGGGCCGCCTCGGTGGCCAGGCCCGCGTCGACGGCGTCAGCGGCACCTGGAAGGAACTGACCGACTCCGTCAACTTCATGGCGGGGAACCTGACCTCGCAGGTGCGGCAGATCGCCCAGGTGACGACGGCGGTGGCGCGTGGTGACCTGTCGCAGAAGATCGACGTGGACGCGCGCGGCGAGATCCTGGAGCTGAAGAACACCATCAACACGATGGTCGACCAGCTCTCCGCGTTCGCCGAGCAGGTCACCAGGGTGGCCCGCGAGGTGGGTACGGACGGCCGGCTCGGCGGGCAGGCGCAGGTGCCCGGTGTCGCCGGTGTGTGGCGCGATCTGACCGACTCCGTGAACGGCATGGCGGGCAACCTCACCGCCCAGGTCCGCAACATCGCCCAGGTGGCCACCGCGGTGGCGCGTGGTGACCTGTCGCAGAAGATCGACGTGGACGCACGCGGCGAGATCCTGGAGCTGAAGAACACCCTCAACACGATGGTGGACCAGCTCTCGAACTTCGCCGAGCAGGTCACGCGGGTGGCGCGCGAGGTGGGTACGGAGGGCATCCTCGGCGGTCAGGCCGAGGTGCAGGGTGT is a genomic window containing:
- a CDS encoding SpoIIE family protein phosphatase, with product MAEPGVETRTRSSVITARAAATFDPVGRSVATARAFVRDTLHGWGFSDVVDDAVVLTSELVTNAVIHAGTAADVLCLRSDDGVRVEVADRYPEREVPIQGTGLSLGSPDRENGRGLLLCAALASRWGVEYSPTFKQVWFQLDLPQRPVGTRSAGPVLPTPLLPVADERVRVAVTQIDRSGAISVWNDDAEHLFGYAADQVIGKPLTDFAAWPHTPGIGTGIAEALQLSRWEGSYGIRGTDGRVVPVYASHLRVRDTNGEPSTVCLLVRDDERAVLQSPQRAPVTDTGAESHTTDPFEVFIGSPAPDDLDGLLQRTVERARDMLDGDAAFLLLATDDETELEVRASTGLPSARQRFARVPVEAGTGRYGSARMPAVHEDLTVVPGAVPLLNSTGMRSVVTVPLKVEGRLTGSLGVAAEASGRYSNEEALRLQFAADRIALAVESARLGELERLRRGSLSFLVEASDLLAGTLDRDQTLALMAQMTVPTLATWCAVYTIADQASDPYLSYVLHEDEERIDGLKALLSKIAPPDPVPTPGARVWTAPAEAGQQAALLTSKRELGIGSTPPVSSGIGTTLATAAAVGGETVVLPLVARNRVIGMLTLGKPSDDHFRQEILELAEDLSRRAALALDNARLYSERVAISQSLQRSLLPPELPHIPGVEVEVIYRAAGEGNEVGGDFYDLFPIRDGAYGFAIGDVCGTGPEAAAVTGLARHALRLLAREGFGGPAVLERLNAAILDEGARSRFLTLLYGELWPQEDGSAVLKVVCAGHPLPLRLRQDGTVEPAADPQPLLGVMDDLELYEQMVTLDPGDVLLCVTDGVTERREGTRMLGDEGLTDVLTTCTGLTAGAVAARVLRAVERFAAEPASDDMAILAMRVPEPQHS